The following coding sequences are from one Delphinus delphis chromosome 19, mDelDel1.2, whole genome shotgun sequence window:
- the NXPH3 gene encoding neurexophilin-3, with protein sequence MQLTRCCFVFLVQGSLYLVICGQDDGPPGSEDPEHDDPESQPRPRMPRKRGHMSPKSRPMASSTLLGLLVPPGEAWGVLGQPPSRPNHSPPPSARVKKIFGWGDFYSNIKTVALNLLVTGKIVDHGNGTFSVHFRHNATGQGNISISLVPPSKAVEFHQEQQIFIEAKASKIFNCRMEWEKVERGRRISLCTHDPAKTCSRDHAQSSATWSCSQPFKVVCVYIAFYSTDYRLVQKVCPDYNYHSDTPYYPSG encoded by the exons ATGCAACTGACTCGCTGCTGCTTCGTGTTCCTAGTGCAGGGCAGCCTCTATCTG GTCATCTGTGGCCAGGATGATGGTCCCCCTGGCTCAGAGGACCCTGAGCATGACGACCCTGAGAGCCAGCCCCGGCCCCGGATGCCTCGAAAGCGGGGCCACATGTCACCTAAGTCCCGCCCCATGGCCAGCTCTACTCTCCTAGGCCTGCTGGTTCCACCTGGGGAGGCATGGGGGGTCCTCGGGCAGCCCCCCAGTCGCCCGAACCACAGCCCCCCACCGTCGGCCAGAGTGAAGAAGATCTTTGGCTGGGGTGACTTCTACTCCAACATCAAGACGGTAGCCCTGAACCTGCTCGTCACGGGGAAGATCGTGGACCACGGCAATGGGACCTTCAGCGTCCACTTCCGACACAATGCCACGGGCCAGGGCAACATCTCCATCAGCCTCGTGCCCCCCAGTAAAGCTGTAGAGTTCCACCAGGAGCAGCAGATCTTCATTGAAGCCAAGGCCTCCAAAATCTTCAACTGCCGGATGGAGTGGGAGAAGGTGGAACGGGGCCGCCGGATCTCGCTCTGCACCCACGACCCAGCCAAGACCTGCTCCCGAGACCACGCTCAGAGCTCAGCCACCTGGAGCTGCTCCCAGCCCTTCAAAGTCGTCTGCGTCTACATCGCCTTCTACAGCACAGACTACAGGCTAGTCCAGAAGGTGTGCCCGGATTACAACTACCACAGCGATACTCCCTACTACCCCTCCGGGTGA